A section of the Chryseobacterium ginsenosidimutans genome encodes:
- a CDS encoding NAD kinase: MKAAIYSQKKDLDTFLYLSKFISELENRGVKSVLYDEMAEALQFSKIFETFNNKQDLLDKEVDLFFTFGGDGTIVNSLTFIEDLEIPIVGVNTGRLGFLASFTKEEAFNELDSILKGDVKTSRRAVIQVVSPELEDFFPYALNDVTISRKETTSMITVDSFINDEFLNVFWGDGVIVSTPTGSTAYSLSCGGPIISPNNENFVITPIAPHNLNVRPLVVNDRVEIKFKVESRVPQYSLSLDSRLIHIETDKEIIIKKANFQILLVQPNNLSFYETIRQKLLWGRDKRN; this comes from the coding sequence ATGAAGGCAGCCATATATTCTCAGAAAAAAGATCTCGATACTTTTTTATATTTAAGCAAATTTATTTCCGAGCTGGAAAACAGAGGCGTAAAATCTGTTTTGTATGATGAAATGGCTGAAGCACTTCAGTTTTCAAAAATATTTGAAACCTTTAATAACAAACAGGATCTTCTGGATAAAGAAGTCGATCTTTTTTTTACTTTCGGAGGAGATGGAACGATCGTTAATTCTTTGACCTTTATCGAAGATCTTGAAATCCCTATTGTCGGTGTAAATACAGGAAGATTAGGATTTTTGGCAAGTTTTACCAAAGAAGAAGCTTTTAATGAATTAGATTCTATATTAAAAGGTGACGTGAAAACAAGTCGTCGGGCTGTAATTCAGGTCGTTTCGCCCGAGCTGGAAGATTTTTTTCCGTATGCTTTAAATGATGTTACGATTTCCAGAAAAGAAACCACATCGATGATTACGGTAGATTCTTTTATTAATGACGAATTTTTAAATGTTTTCTGGGGAGACGGTGTTATTGTTTCCACTCCGACAGGTTCTACCGCCTATTCTTTAAGTTGTGGCGGACCGATCATTTCTCCCAATAACGAAAATTTTGTCATCACGCCAATTGCGCCTCACAATCTGAATGTAAGACCTTTAGTTGTGAACGACCGTGTTGAAATTAAATTTAAAGTAGAAAGCAGAGTTCCACAATACTCACTTTCTCTGGACTCTCGATTGATACATATAGAAACAGATAAAGAAATTATCATCAAAAAGGCAAATTTCCAGATTTTACTGGTTCAGCCTAATAATCTGAGCTTCTATGAAACCATCCGCCAAAAGCTACTTTGGGGAAGGGACAAAAGAAATTAA
- a CDS encoding ExbD/TolR family protein — MKIQRRNKANPEFSLAAMTDVILLMLIFFMITSSAANQSAIDVKLPKAGAVDDNIPNPLTVSIKPDGSYFVDDNPVNKGELEQTIVSKLTNQTNKSFTIRADENTMHKDVVFVMEIAEKNKFNIAIATVKDK, encoded by the coding sequence ATGAAGATTCAAAGAAGAAATAAAGCAAATCCGGAATTCAGTTTGGCAGCGATGACAGATGTTATCTTGCTGATGCTGATCTTTTTCATGATTACATCATCGGCCGCCAATCAAAGTGCTATTGATGTGAAATTGCCAAAAGCCGGAGCTGTTGACGACAATATCCCGAATCCTTTGACGGTAAGCATTAAACCTGACGGATCGTATTTTGTAGATGATAATCCTGTAAACAAAGGAGAATTGGAACAAACGATTGTAAGTAAATTAACGAATCAAACCAATAAATCTTTTACCATAAGAGCAGACGAAAATACAATGCATAAAGATGTTGTTTTTGTAATGGAAATTGCTGAAAAAAATAAATTCAATATTGCTATTGCAACGGTTAAAGATAAATAA
- the fbaA gene encoding class II fructose-bisphosphate aldolase, with translation MSRIFPAGVATGQLVTDIFQHAKENKFALPAVNVIGSSNVNAVMETAAKLNSPVIIQFSNGGAVYNAGKGLSNDGQKAAILGAIAGAKHIHTLAEAYGATVILHTDHCAKKLLPWIDGIMDANEEFYRQTGKSLYSSHMLDLSEEPLEENLEISAKYFERMSKIQMTLEVEIGVTGGEEDGVDNSDVDNSKLYTQPEDIAYTYEKLKAISDNFTIAAAFGNVHGVYKPGNVVLTPKILDNSQKYVQEKFGTAEKPVNFVFHGGSGSTLEEIREAIDYGVIKMNIDTDLQFAYMEGIRDYMVNNVDYLRTQIGNPEGEEKPNKKFYDPRVWVRKGEETFSARLVQAFEDLNNVNTLK, from the coding sequence ATGAGCAGAATTTTCCCGGCAGGAGTTGCCACAGGTCAATTAGTTACTGATATTTTTCAGCATGCTAAAGAAAACAAATTTGCATTACCTGCAGTAAACGTAATCGGTTCCAGCAACGTAAATGCAGTAATGGAAACTGCAGCAAAACTAAACTCACCTGTTATTATTCAGTTTTCTAATGGCGGAGCTGTTTATAATGCAGGAAAAGGATTAAGCAATGACGGACAAAAAGCTGCTATTTTAGGAGCAATTGCAGGCGCAAAACACATTCATACCCTTGCAGAAGCTTACGGAGCAACTGTAATTTTACATACAGACCACTGTGCAAAAAAATTATTGCCTTGGATCGACGGAATTATGGACGCTAATGAAGAATTCTACAGACAGACAGGAAAATCTCTGTATTCTTCTCATATGCTTGATCTTTCTGAAGAGCCTTTAGAAGAAAACTTAGAAATTTCTGCTAAATATTTCGAAAGAATGTCCAAAATCCAAATGACTCTTGAAGTAGAGATCGGAGTGACAGGGGGTGAAGAAGACGGGGTTGACAATTCAGACGTTGATAACTCAAAATTATATACTCAACCGGAAGATATCGCTTACACGTACGAAAAACTGAAAGCTATTTCTGATAATTTTACCATTGCAGCTGCATTTGGTAACGTACATGGAGTTTACAAGCCAGGAAACGTAGTTCTTACTCCGAAAATCCTTGACAACTCTCAGAAATATGTTCAGGAGAAATTCGGAACTGCTGAGAAACCTGTTAACTTTGTATTCCACGGAGGTTCTGGATCTACTTTGGAAGAAATCAGAGAAGCTATCGATTACGGTGTGATTAAAATGAACATTGATACTGACCTTCAGTTTGCTTACATGGAAGGAATCAGAGATTATATGGTAAACAATGTTGATTACTTAAGAACTCAAATCGGAAACCCTGAAGGAGAAGAAAAACCTAACAAAAAATTCTATGACCCAAGAGTTTGGGTAAGAAAAGGTGAAGAAACTTTCTCTGCAAGATTGGTTCAGGCGTTTGAAGATTTAAATAACGTAAATACTTTAAAATAA
- a CDS encoding nucleoside recognition domain-containing protein, whose translation MVLSRIWSAFIIIAIAIASIKYVSSSHYKTIFNDMVVGKGGDTVQITTQKMNTLSPVFRDSLMKKPDFADSRIHYKTDSLKQDVKVYRVQEADGVIGTSETAVKICLGLIGIMALFMGFMSIAEKAGGINLLSRLIQPFFSKLFPEIPKNHPAFGHMLMNFSANLLGLDNAATPFGLKAMESLQTLNPNKDTASNSQIMFLCLHAGGMTLIPVSIIALRSSAGSKNPTDIFLYCMIATFAATLAAMIIVSLYQKINLLRPVVIAYVGGISTLIGLLVWYLVHLSKTELDTFSQILSNGLILFIFLAIVLGAVYKKINVFDAFIEGAKEGFTTCVKIIPYLVGMLIAISLLRTSGVFDVIIDGMKWLAYSANLDVRFVDGLPTALIKPLSGSGARGMMVDTMATFGPDSFQGKLAAVLQGSSDTTFYVIAVYFGAVAVKNTRYTVIAMLLADLVGVVTAIILASLFFA comes from the coding sequence ATGGTTCTCAGCAGAATTTGGTCCGCATTTATTATCATTGCCATTGCTATTGCAAGTATAAAGTATGTCTCATCAAGCCATTACAAAACTATCTTCAATGACATGGTTGTTGGAAAAGGCGGTGATACTGTGCAAATTACAACGCAAAAAATGAATACTCTTTCTCCTGTTTTCCGAGACAGTTTGATGAAAAAACCAGATTTTGCAGACAGCAGAATCCATTACAAAACAGATTCTCTTAAGCAAGATGTAAAGGTTTACCGCGTTCAGGAAGCAGATGGCGTGATCGGAACTTCTGAAACTGCTGTGAAAATATGCCTTGGTTTAATTGGAATTATGGCTTTATTCATGGGATTCATGAGTATTGCCGAAAAAGCAGGCGGAATCAATCTTTTAAGCAGATTAATTCAACCATTTTTCTCAAAATTATTTCCTGAAATTCCTAAAAACCATCCCGCTTTCGGACATATGCTTATGAATTTTAGCGCAAATCTTCTTGGTTTAGACAACGCGGCAACTCCTTTTGGCTTAAAAGCAATGGAAAGCCTGCAAACTTTAAATCCAAATAAAGATACCGCGAGTAATTCTCAAATTATGTTCTTATGCCTTCATGCAGGAGGAATGACCTTGATTCCGGTTTCTATCATTGCTTTGAGATCTTCTGCGGGTTCAAAAAATCCTACAGATATATTTCTCTACTGTATGATTGCTACATTTGCGGCAACTTTAGCGGCAATGATTATCGTATCATTATATCAGAAAATAAACTTGTTGAGACCTGTTGTTATCGCTTATGTAGGCGGTATTTCTACCCTTATCGGTCTTCTTGTGTGGTATTTGGTACACCTTAGCAAAACAGAATTAGACACATTTAGTCAGATATTAAGCAATGGTTTGATTTTATTTATATTCTTAGCAATAGTTCTAGGTGCTGTTTATAAAAAAATCAATGTTTTTGATGCTTTTATTGAAGGAGCAAAAGAGGGTTTTACAACCTGTGTAAAGATCATTCCTTATTTAGTCGGAATGCTGATCGCGATTTCTCTTCTAAGAACTTCAGGAGTTTTTGATGTTATTATTGACGGAATGAAATGGCTCGCTTATTCGGCAAATTTAGACGTAAGGTTTGTTGACGGGCTTCCGACTGCTTTAATTAAACCATTATCAGGTTCCGGAGCTCGCGGAATGATGGTTGATACGATGGCAACTTTCGGACCCGATAGTTTTCAGGGAAAATTAGCAGCAGTTCTTCAGGGAAGCTCAGATACGACGTTTTATGTGATTGCCGTTTACTTTGGAGCTGTAGCCGTGAAGAATACAAGATACACTGTAATTGCCATGCTTTTGGCAGATTTGGTGGGCGTTGTTACGGCTATTATTCTTGCTTCTCTTTTCTTCGCCTAA
- the accD gene encoding acetyl-CoA carboxylase, carboxyltransferase subunit beta codes for MAFEWFKRKAQNITTSTDEKKDVPKGLWHQTPSGKVVEHDELKRNNYVSPEDGFHVRIGSAEFFDILFDEGKFTELDANVESIDILNFKDTKPYADRLKEVRAKTKLTDSIRNAVGTVKGTEMVVSCMDFAFIGGSLGSVMGEKIKRAIDYCIEKKLPYMIICQSGGARMQEATYSLMQLAKVQAKLAQLSEAGLLYIAYLCDPTFGGITASFAMTADIIMAEPKALIGFAGPRVIRETIGRDLPEGFQTSEFLQEKGFVDFIVKRTEIRDTVAKTVNLLASKA; via the coding sequence ATGGCATTTGAGTGGTTTAAAAGAAAAGCACAAAATATTACGACATCTACTGATGAGAAAAAAGACGTTCCAAAAGGTCTTTGGCACCAGACTCCATCAGGAAAAGTAGTGGAGCATGACGAGCTAAAGAGAAATAACTATGTTTCTCCGGAAGACGGATTTCATGTAAGAATAGGAAGTGCTGAATTTTTTGATATCCTTTTCGACGAAGGTAAATTCACGGAACTTGATGCTAATGTTGAAAGTATTGATATCCTGAACTTCAAGGACACAAAACCTTACGCAGACCGTCTGAAAGAAGTAAGAGCAAAAACAAAACTTACCGATTCTATCAGAAATGCTGTAGGAACCGTAAAAGGAACCGAAATGGTAGTTTCATGTATGGATTTTGCTTTTATCGGAGGCTCTTTGGGTTCTGTAATGGGCGAAAAAATTAAAAGAGCAATTGATTACTGTATTGAAAAGAAACTTCCTTACATGATTATTTGCCAGTCGGGAGGTGCAAGAATGCAGGAAGCAACTTATTCTTTGATGCAGTTGGCAAAGGTGCAGGCTAAATTGGCTCAGCTTTCAGAAGCCGGACTTTTATATATCGCTTACCTTTGTGATCCTACTTTTGGAGGTATTACAGCTTCTTTTGCAATGACCGCAGATATTATCATGGCAGAACCGAAAGCTTTAATTGGCTTTGCAGGACCAAGAGTTATCCGTGAAACAATCGGCAGAGATTTACCGGAAGGCTTCCAGACTTCGGAATTCCTTCAGGAGAAAGGTTTTGTAGATTTCATTGTAAAAAGAACTGAAATCAGAGATACCGTTGCTAAAACAGTAAATTTATTAGCTTCAAAAGCTTAA
- a CDS encoding DUF885 domain-containing protein: MKNILSKSILSLGLMIGLVSCKKYDSPLTKVTPSNLDSIASNYYEQYLKLYPLEATSQGDLRYNDQLPINIDKDFISGEVAFYNSVQKQLENVDYKSLSDENKVVYDVLDYTLKDKIQGYAYHPEYIPFTQFGGLPLNFPLYGSGEGNQPFKTEKDYNDWLKRMEKFPDWMNAAADNFREGINNKMVLPKKLVVKMIPQMRAEEIITTDLDKNIFYGPIRNLPKSFTKEQKERFSELYRDMITKKIIPAYIKMGNFLEKEYLPKARDTDGYNSLPNGKEIYQYYAKSWTTTNKSSEEINKIGLQQVAMLRAEMEKVKQQVGFTGTLEEFINFVKTDPKAMPYKTSKEVLAGFNGILAKITPKLKTMFGVTPKTKFEIRQTEKFREVSASAEYIQGTPDGKRPGIFYVPLPDPSKFNVTSGMESLFLHEAIPGHHYQVSLQQENTKLPKFMRFGWFGAYGEGWAHYCETLGPEFGLYTDPYQKMGYLSDQMLRAVRLVVDTGLHTGKMTREEAIKYFLSNISYDEAGATAEVERYMAMPGQALGYKIGSLRIRELREKYQKELGSKFNLASFHDEILSQGCLPLDVLNRKMELWAKKQK; this comes from the coding sequence ATGAAAAACATTTTATCTAAAAGTATTTTAAGCTTAGGCTTGATGATAGGTCTTGTTTCCTGCAAAAAATATGATTCCCCTTTAACGAAAGTCACTCCTTCCAATCTGGATTCTATTGCTTCCAATTATTATGAGCAATATCTGAAGCTATATCCTCTGGAAGCAACATCCCAAGGTGATTTGAGGTATAATGACCAACTTCCAATCAATATTGATAAAGATTTTATCTCGGGAGAAGTCGCTTTTTACAATTCTGTGCAAAAACAATTGGAAAATGTTGATTATAAGAGTCTTTCTGACGAAAATAAAGTTGTTTATGATGTCTTGGATTATACCTTAAAAGATAAAATTCAGGGGTATGCTTATCATCCCGAATATATTCCTTTTACCCAATTTGGCGGTCTCCCTCTGAATTTCCCATTGTACGGAAGCGGAGAAGGCAACCAGCCTTTTAAAACAGAAAAAGATTACAACGACTGGCTGAAAAGAATGGAAAAATTTCCGGATTGGATGAATGCTGCAGCCGATAATTTCCGTGAAGGAATTAATAACAAAATGGTTCTGCCTAAAAAACTGGTTGTAAAAATGATTCCTCAGATGAGGGCGGAAGAAATCATAACGACAGATTTAGATAAAAATATTTTCTACGGGCCTATACGAAATTTACCAAAAAGTTTCACCAAAGAACAAAAAGAAAGATTTTCAGAGCTTTATAGAGATATGATTACTAAAAAAATCATTCCCGCTTATATTAAAATGGGTAATTTCTTAGAAAAAGAATATCTTCCAAAGGCAAGAGATACAGACGGATACAACAGCTTACCAAATGGAAAAGAAATTTATCAGTATTATGCAAAAAGCTGGACAACAACCAATAAATCTTCTGAAGAAATAAATAAAATCGGTCTTCAGCAAGTTGCTATGCTTCGTGCCGAAATGGAAAAAGTAAAACAACAGGTGGGTTTCACGGGGACGCTGGAAGAATTTATCAATTTTGTAAAAACAGATCCAAAAGCAATGCCTTACAAGACTTCAAAAGAGGTTTTAGCAGGTTTTAACGGTATCTTAGCTAAAATTACTCCGAAGCTTAAAACAATGTTTGGTGTAACTCCTAAAACTAAATTTGAGATCAGACAGACAGAAAAATTCAGAGAAGTAAGTGCGAGTGCAGAATATATACAGGGAACTCCGGATGGAAAAAGACCGGGAATTTTCTATGTTCCACTTCCTGACCCCTCAAAATTCAATGTAACTTCAGGAATGGAATCTCTTTTCCTTCATGAGGCAATTCCGGGACATCATTATCAGGTTTCCCTACAGCAGGAAAATACAAAACTTCCTAAATTCATGAGATTTGGTTGGTTTGGAGCATATGGTGAAGGTTGGGCGCATTATTGTGAGACCTTGGGTCCGGAATTCGGGCTTTATACAGATCCTTATCAAAAAATGGGGTATTTGAGCGACCAGATGTTGAGAGCGGTAAGATTGGTTGTTGACACAGGTTTGCATACCGGGAAAATGACCAGAGAAGAGGCAATTAAATATTTCTTAAGCAATATTTCTTACGATGAAGCAGGCGCAACCGCAGAAGTTGAGAGATATATGGCAATGCCGGGACAGGCTTTAGGATATAAAATCGGTTCATTGAGAATCCGTGAATTGAGAGAAAAATATCAGAAGGAACTGGGAAGTAAATTCAATTTAGCAAGCTTCCATGATGAAATTTTGAGTCAAGGTTGTCTTCCTTTGGATGTTCTAAACAGAAAAATGGAACTTTGGGCGAAGAAGCAGAAGTAA
- a CDS encoding DUF6973 domain-containing protein produces the protein MRTFKIFFNTIRSMSLKKIMRLLSLVLPHPIFSLLSFHATVQAFAIAQKKFPKTASNNGIGNSFRHALWCCFIMMYCCKVSSPKKALKFCKRITDLHEELFPNKPLETKMDLHNNKVGMDYFMELLPGVHRQFFEKSFFIDGLEKKMKDAKVLKSLDDDFEGFLVYLNE, from the coding sequence ATGAGAACTTTTAAAATATTTTTTAATACGATTCGAAGCATGAGCCTAAAAAAGATCATGCGTCTTTTATCTCTTGTTCTTCCCCATCCTATTTTCTCTTTGCTAAGCTTTCATGCAACCGTTCAGGCTTTTGCAATTGCCCAGAAGAAATTCCCTAAAACCGCTTCCAATAACGGTATCGGAAATTCTTTCAGGCATGCACTCTGGTGTTGTTTTATCATGATGTATTGCTGTAAAGTTTCATCTCCGAAAAAAGCCCTTAAATTCTGCAAAAGAATCACAGACTTACATGAAGAGTTATTTCCTAATAAGCCTTTGGAAACAAAAATGGATCTTCACAACAATAAAGTCGGAATGGATTATTTCATGGAATTATTACCCGGAGTTCACCGCCAGTTTTTTGAAAAAAGCTTTTTTATTGATGGTTTGGAGAAAAAAATGAAGGATGCAAAAGTATTGAAAAGCTTAGATGATGATTTTGAAGGGTTTTTGGTCTATTTAAATGAATAA
- a CDS encoding RNA methyltransferase, whose protein sequence is MVHKLKLEELNRIDVETFKTVEKIPLIVVLDNIRSMHNVGATFRTADAFLVQKIILCGITPQPPHREIHKAALGATESVDWSHENDINTTINDLKSKGFEIVGIEQTTNSQIITDFTIDKSKKYAVILGNEVEGISDEALPNIDSFLEIPQLGTKHSLNVSVCGGIVMWEFAKALK, encoded by the coding sequence TTGGTACACAAATTAAAACTGGAAGAACTCAACAGAATAGATGTAGAAACTTTTAAAACCGTTGAAAAGATCCCATTAATTGTGGTTTTGGATAATATCAGAAGCATGCATAATGTGGGAGCAACTTTCAGAACGGCAGATGCATTTTTGGTTCAGAAGATTATTTTATGCGGAATAACACCTCAACCTCCACACCGTGAAATTCACAAAGCTGCCTTAGGCGCAACAGAAAGCGTAGATTGGAGCCATGAAAATGATATTAACACAACAATTAACGATTTAAAATCGAAAGGTTTTGAAATTGTAGGAATTGAACAGACCACAAACAGCCAGATTATCACTGATTTTACAATAGATAAATCAAAAAAATATGCTGTTATTTTAGGAAACGAAGTGGAAGGAATAAGTGATGAAGCATTGCCAAACATTGATTCTTTCTTGGAAATTCCTCAGTTGGGAACAAAACATTCTTTAAATGTAAGTGTTTGCGGCGGAATTGTGATGTGGGAGTTTGCAAAAGCCTTAAAATAA
- a CDS encoding ferric siderophore ABC transporter substrate-binding protein yields the protein MRSHIINKDEENRDKVKSALLSVLIWSAILLFVFLYKLKPELDEQPEVITTMLVNFGDNRNGNGVEEPADQPGSLAAVTEVTPEPVEAAVPETKTVIKPEPQPETKKSEAKEKIITGNNSKVTAPKKEESKKSNKTIATSTSATKNTKKSGATTANSKTGNGDGKGTAAIGNLIRGRGTKAGSQGDGQGIGNNGDPLGGDGNGDSKVGIDRKLVGYIPGTMGRGGVQPANSCTASGTITVAYTVDKAGNVVSARRSGGTSDPCITSNAVSWVKKYVKAEKANTSSTGSYKITF from the coding sequence ATGAGAAGTCATATTATAAACAAAGACGAGGAAAACAGAGACAAGGTAAAAAGCGCATTGCTTTCTGTCCTTATTTGGTCTGCAATCCTGTTATTTGTTTTTTTATATAAACTAAAGCCTGAACTGGATGAGCAGCCGGAAGTTATCACAACAATGTTGGTTAATTTTGGAGACAACAGGAACGGAAACGGAGTGGAAGAACCAGCGGACCAACCGGGAAGTTTGGCTGCTGTGACAGAAGTCACGCCAGAACCGGTAGAGGCTGCTGTTCCTGAAACAAAAACAGTTATTAAGCCGGAGCCACAGCCTGAAACTAAAAAGTCTGAGGCAAAAGAAAAAATTATAACTGGAAATAACTCTAAAGTAACTGCTCCAAAAAAAGAAGAATCAAAAAAATCTAATAAAACAATAGCCACAAGTACTTCTGCAACTAAGAATACAAAAAAATCCGGTGCTACAACTGCCAATTCTAAAACAGGAAACGGTGATGGAAAAGGAACAGCTGCAATTGGAAATCTTATAAGAGGAAGAGGCACAAAAGCGGGAAGCCAAGGTGATGGTCAAGGAATCGGAAACAATGGCGATCCTTTAGGCGGAGACGGAAATGGTGACAGTAAAGTCGGAATTGATAGAAAGTTAGTAGGATATATTCCGGGAACCATGGGAAGAGGTGGGGTACAACCGGCAAATAGCTGTACAGCAAGTGGAACAATTACAGTTGCTTACACAGTTGATAAAGCCGGTAACGTGGTTTCTGCAAGAAGGTCGGGCGGAACATCTGACCCCTGTATTACATCAAATGCCGTTTCATGGGTTAAGAAATATGTAAAAGCTGAAAAAGCCAATACATCTTCTACCGGAAGTTATAAAATTACATTCTAA
- a CDS encoding CBS domain-containing protein has translation MFIKEYISKDFPCFSLTDSIESAREMLEAFGYSHIFIKKSHHFYGAIAQDFLYEDGILKDLEHQIERFAIPEDNNIMDSIRLFHTFNANVVPVINKNEKYLGYISCEDIFQDLSKYPLFSESGAILTVEVPARKYSMTEIANIVESNNSKFYGAFISFMSEDAIHVTIKISNENLSSIDETFDRYDYRIVEKYYSDEKSDLFNDRFGFFQKFIEI, from the coding sequence ATGTTTATCAAGGAATATATCTCAAAAGACTTTCCGTGTTTTAGTTTGACTGACTCGATAGAATCAGCAAGAGAAATGTTAGAAGCATTTGGATATTCTCATATTTTCATCAAAAAATCTCATCATTTCTACGGAGCAATTGCGCAGGATTTCCTTTACGAAGACGGAATACTGAAAGATCTTGAACATCAGATCGAACGATTCGCAATTCCCGAGGATAACAATATTATGGACAGCATCAGATTGTTTCACACATTCAATGCGAACGTGGTTCCCGTTATCAATAAAAATGAAAAATATCTGGGATACATCAGTTGTGAGGATATCTTCCAGGACTTATCCAAATACCCGCTTTTCTCAGAATCAGGAGCTATCCTTACGGTAGAAGTTCCTGCAAGAAAATATTCAATGACGGAGATTGCAAACATTGTGGAAAGCAACAATTCGAAATTTTACGGAGCTTTTATCAGCTTCATGTCCGAAGACGCAATTCATGTTACCATAAAAATAAGCAATGAAAATCTGAGTTCCATTGATGAGACATTCGACCGATATGATTATAGAATAGTTGAAAAATATTATTCTGATGAAAAGTCGGATTTGTTTAATGACAGATTCGGTTTTTTCCAAAAATTCATAGAAATATAA
- a CDS encoding bestrophin family protein has translation MRAYNTKHFLKILFSLHKSDTLKILFPSMILVGLYSWGVKYLEIEYFHLTSKSGISNVGLIHSMLGFVLSLLLVFRTNTAYDRWWEGRKLWGKLVNDTRNFAIKINSILEDDRQSIEQIARYLKFFPHFLAKHLSKESTRLALDEDYTELENHIKHHGPSEIVILLTHKLNQLKKEGKISDIEMLYLDNQLSGFLEVCGGCERIKNTPIPYSYSSFIKKFIILYVFALPIAYVINIGNFIIPLTIFIYYVLMSLELIAEEIEDPFNNDENDIPMETIAQNIEKSVHQIIELKKK, from the coding sequence ATGAGAGCTTACAACACTAAACATTTCCTGAAAATCCTTTTCAGCCTGCATAAAAGTGACACCCTAAAAATCCTGTTTCCGAGTATGATTCTTGTGGGATTGTATTCTTGGGGCGTTAAATATTTGGAAATTGAATATTTTCACCTGACATCAAAATCAGGAATCAGCAATGTAGGATTAATTCATTCTATGTTAGGCTTTGTACTTTCTTTATTATTGGTTTTCAGGACAAATACGGCCTATGACAGATGGTGGGAAGGCAGAAAACTTTGGGGAAAATTGGTGAATGATACTAGAAATTTTGCTATAAAAATCAATTCAATTCTTGAAGATGACAGACAAAGTATAGAGCAGATCGCAAGATATTTAAAGTTCTTTCCTCATTTTTTAGCAAAACATTTATCCAAAGAATCAACAAGATTAGCACTAGATGAAGATTATACAGAACTCGAAAACCATATAAAACATCATGGTCCGAGTGAAATTGTAATTTTATTAACCCACAAACTGAATCAATTAAAAAAAGAAGGTAAAATTTCTGATATTGAAATGCTTTATTTAGACAATCAACTATCAGGGTTTCTTGAGGTTTGCGGAGGCTGCGAAAGGATTAAAAACACTCCGATTCCTTACTCTTATTCTTCATTTATTAAAAAATTTATTATTCTTTATGTTTTTGCTCTGCCAATTGCCTATGTAATTAATATTGGGAATTTTATTATCCCGCTTACTATTTTTATCTATTATGTTTTAATGAGCCTGGAATTGATTGCTGAAGAAATTGAAGATCCTTTTAACAATGATGAAAATGATATCCCAATGGAAACTATTGCTCAGAATATTGAAAAAAGTGTACACCAAATTATAGAGCTGAAAAAAAAATAA